Within Thermoplasmataceae archaeon, the genomic segment AGGAAATGGGAAAAATAAAGGCACGGAAGCCTTCGAAGACTACCTGAAACTCTATGAACCACTTATGGACGGTGAGACAAAAAAGAGGGTCTTGTATTATTTTAAAAGAGACAACGACGGGTATGGCGCTATCGACCCCATCGTAATGGACGGCAACATAGAAGATATATCGTGTGACGGTGTAAATATCCCTATATTCGTGTACCACAGAAAGTATGGTACAATGAGGACTAACGTTATCTTCCGGGATGCAGAGTCCCTAAACTCTTTTATTGTAAAGTTATCCAGCCTCTGCGGGCGAAGTATCTCTATTAACGACCCGATTCTAGACGGCACATCGCCGGATGGGCACAGGATACAGGCCATTTACGGTTCAGAAATCTCGCCAAGAGGATCCGCATTCACCTTCAGGCTCTTCAGAAAGAATCCATTTACCATAGCAGATCTTATCAGAAGTGGAACTATAAGCCCGGAAATGGCTGTTTACTTCTGGTATATGGTGGAGAGTAGGTCCTCTGGAATCGCTGTAGGGCCACCAGCTGTAGGAAAAACTTCTCTCCTTAATGCTATATTGGCATTCGTTCCCGAGAATTCCAAAGTATTCAGTATTGAAGAAACACGCGAACTCAACTTTATGCATGATAACTGGATTGCAACTGTAGTGAGGGAGGGACAGGTTGAAACTGGATTTGGCATGGAGAATCTGCCTAAGATCGACACTTTCGACTTGGTAAGGGCAGCTATGCGCCAGAGGCCAACATATTTAGTCGTGGGAGAGGTTAGGGGAGACGAAACTTTCTCGCTCTTTCAGGCAATGTCAACTGGCCATACAGTTTATTCAACTCTACATGCAGATTCAATGGAAACGCTTATAAATAGGCTGGAAAGCGAACCGATAAATGTTCCAAGAATACTCACTGTGTACTTGAATACAGTTATAATCGTTAAGTTTGTTAGAATCAACAACAAATTGGTAAGAAGAGTCACGGAAATTGACGAAATAGAAGGAACGGAAGAAGTTGGAAATGGCATTGTTTACAATAAGATTTTTGAATATGATCCGGTTGCCAATAAGCATCGCCTAAACGGGCAGAGTAAAATATTTGAAAAGTTCAAAGTTATGAGTCGTTTATCCGACAATG encodes:
- a CDS encoding type II/IV secretion system ATPase subunit, which codes for MDETKITSQNSEDSRQIIEDHYDIVPQFVYVDIIREAAGELLYSINEPEVSTELKQFIDRMYSNMRNVVLGKSRAGNGKNKGTEAFEDYLKLYEPLMDGETKKRVLYYFKRDNDGYGAIDPIVMDGNIEDISCDGVNIPIFVYHRKYGTMRTNVIFRDAESLNSFIVKLSSLCGRSISINDPILDGTSPDGHRIQAIYGSEISPRGSAFTFRLFRKNPFTIADLIRSGTISPEMAVYFWYMVESRSSGIAVGPPAVGKTSLLNAILAFVPENSKVFSIEETRELNFMHDNWIATVVREGQVETGFGMENLPKIDTFDLVRAAMRQRPTYLVVGEVRGDETFSLFQAMSTGHTVYSTLHADSMETLINRLESEPINVPRILTVYLNTVIIVKFVRINNKLVRRVTEIDEIEGTEEVGNGIVYNKIFEYDPVANKHRLNGQSKIFEKFKVMSRLSDNEFSMDFRARLNFLTDLSTSEHNDLSGIIDKIRKFNLRQSGQWGA